CTGCGAAGAGTTTGAAAAAGCAGCGCCACAACCATCGCCGGAACCGGTACCTAATCCTGAACCACAACCGGAGCCTAAACCGCAAGACCCCTATACCTTTATAGGGCACGGTCACGTTGAAGCATTAGAAGATTGGGGCTCTGTGCCGGGCTATGACGTTGACGTGGAAACAACCTTTAATCCGGCAGATGGGACAGTAAAGACCTTGAAAATCCAGACGAGCAAACCCCTGCACCCTAAAAATAAGACATACTGGAACATTTTAACGGTAGATGAGGGCAATTTTTACGATATTGTACATCAAAAGCATATTTGCACAAAAACCGATTACGAAAAGATGCGCACCCGGTACAATGCTGATTATGATACGGATCGTGTAGCGGCATATACGGGCAATCATGATGCTGTTACTGGGGCAACGATGGCAAGTAATGGCGTGCGCTTGGCCGTTTTAGATGCCTTTAAGCAATATGAAGCGAAATACGGTGCCGTGCCGACACCTGCTCCAAAACCTGAGGAGCCTGATAACCCACCTCAACCACCGAAGCCTAAAAAATATCAATTTACCGGTCATGCAACTATTTCCGGAGCCAAGGTCAAGGGGGGCTATGATATAGCTGTAGACGTGACCTTTGATAAAGAGGGTCATTATGTTTCTTCTGAACCTTATATTTTAGAAAATAGCAGCAACCGTTATCGCAGTAAAAACGATAAATACTGGCGGCGCGCCACCGGTCATTCGCCAAAATTCCGCGATACCCGTGCGCAAAGGACAGACGATCGGAGTTATAGCGGTGGCGCTATGCCGGTATATGGGTTGAGAAGTTACCATGAAGAGGGTGGCGTGGAAGATTACGCTGGAAGGCGGACCTTTTATGAAACCATTCGCAGTAAAAATTGCAAGACCTATGAGGACTTTTCAGCTCTGCGGATGACATATAGCCATGACTTTAAAGATAAACGTTCCAGCCGCTATAAAGATAATTGGGATGCGACAACTGGTGCGACTGTTACCTGCGATGCCTTGAAAACAGCTATCTTAGATGCCTTTGGACAATACATGGCGCAGGACGCCTCCCCGGATGATTCGGTACCGGGCAGTGCCTATAGTGCTACTGGCACCGCCGTTTGTAAGGGCGGCAGTATTCGCCGAGCCTATACTGTAACGGTACGCGTGTTTTTTGATAAAAACGGCAACTATTTAGCGGCGAAACCTTCAGCAGACGGTATTTACGGTAGTGATAAAGGGTACTGGGTCAGAGCCGGCGGTAATGGTGGCAATACCGGTGTATTTCGGATCTTTGCTCAAAAAGGCGTTAAAAGCAAAGCTGACTTCCAGGCCTTGCAGATGACCTATAGACAGAACTCAGTCGATGCCGTTACCGGTGCTACTTTAACATCCGCTGCAATTCGAGATGCTATTGTTCGCGCCTTTGATGCGCCTAAGGAAAAAATAAAATGACTTTAGAAATTTGTAGTGGGGAAACATCATTAACTGTTTTCTACAAAGACAGGAGGACTTCGTAAATGGTCGATCGAAAAAATTTTTATCGGCTAACGTCAATTGTGTTAGCAATGGTAATGATGGTTCTTGCCATATCACCGCCGGCGATGGCAAAAAGCAGAGATCCGGAAATAGGCTATATTGTGGCGCGGTATGCAAGCTTGGATGAGGCAGAACAAAATTTGCTACAACTAGAGGGAAAAAAACGGTATAAATATCCATATAAGGAAATCTTTCAAAAAATGGAATTTTATGATTCCAGAGGTCGGCGCATCCATGTTGATTGGAGAGGTGTTGATAGAGAAAGAGAAGAGGGCGTTCGTTACTGGCAATATACTAGCTCTTCATTTAGTCGTAGTAGCCAGGGATACTATTATCTGGATATGGAAAAAGTCCAGCTAAGGTCTAGAGAATATAACGATTGGGAAGAAATTGAAGGGAGAAATATACGCTTAAGAATATACATGACCGCTTCTGAACAAAAGGAAGCTGAGCGCTACAAGGGTAAGGCTGTTGCTGAAATAAGGGCTGGAGGGGACTTGCCGGAGAGTGCGGTTTCCTTTACCCCCTCTTTACCGGAGGGCGCCCGCATCAGCAGATATAGCAGGGAGATTAGACAGATGGTCGAAGATGCTCGGCCAGGCCATTACACCGGAAAGGTAAAGGTTCGCTTTAAGGATGGCAGTGAAGGCTGGTATCCTTTGGCCCTTCGCATAAAAGACAAGGCTACGGAAGCGGACCAATATCAGGGGGAAGCAAGTGCGACCCTTACCCAGGGGGATAAGATAGCTAACACGACTATCCATTTCACTCCAGAACTGCCTGCAGGGGCGCAGGTAAAAGCGTATACAGATATTGATGTGAATAACCCGGGAACCTACTATGGCTCAATAGAGGTTGAGTTTAGTGACCGCAGCAGCAAGTGGTATCCCTTTACGGTGACCGTTCAAAAGAGGACAAGCCTAGCAGATGACTATACTGGGGTGGCGAATGTTTCCGTCGCTCAGGGCGAGGCGGTTCAGTTGAATGAGGATCATTTTAATCCAAAACTGCCGGCCGGTTCAACAATCGGTGCCATTAAAGGCATTTCAACAGAACGGGTTGGTCGACAGACAGGGACGGTTACCGTAACTTTTTCGGATAATAGCGTTAAGCAGGTGGCACTTACTGTAGAGGTAAGCAAAAAGGAGGTTGCCATTCCGGAGATTATCAGCAAGCCGGTTCAAGGATTTACTCCTATCGCTCAAGCCGGGAATAAATTCTTGCTGGTGAAGGTTGCTTTGCCAGAGGATCAAAAACTGCTGCCGGATGGCGAGATTGGGCTGGTAGCAGAAGATGGCGAGCCCCTGATTAAACCAGATGGAGACCCCTATTCTGTTGACTTAACCGAGGAAGCTTTGAAGGATAAGGCGATAGATTCTGAAAGCGGAAAAGTAAGCTATACTTTCAAAGTGCCGATTGGTGACGCGACAGGAGATTATTTTGAAAATGGCCGTAAGGTTCGCGTTGTTTTGGCGCAAGGAATGGAACCCTTGGGCATCAGCCCGACAATCGCCTTAAATTACACCTCGCCGAGTGTGGCTAATTTGGACATTCAGCCTGAGCGAGAAGGTGTTGTAAGCCCATTGACCTTTGATATGCTTTCTAAAGCTGATTTGCTGGATTGTTGGTATCAAGTGGGCGATCAGGTCTATACCAATAGGAGCGAATGTGAGCCCAGAAAAGGGACGCTTTATATTGACAATGATCTCTTGGACCGGAAAGCAACCCTAAAAATACACGTCCGCGATGTTTTGGGCAATACCAGTAGCCTTGATTATAATTTAGCAGAAACACTTCTTGAACCATTGCCCACGCTTAATGTATGGGTTAGACAACCCTTTGCCGGAAGTAGAGGGATTTACATTGACCCGGGTGTCGAGGATCAAGTGGACGTTAAGATTTACAGTAATGGGGAGGAGGTGTATGAGGGTACCATTGTGGGGGCCAAAATGGTTACTTTGCAAAAGCCCTTACTTGCTGGCACCCATCTTCATATTAGCTTGACAAAGGATGGATATGAAGACGCTGCGGTGGATTTAAATGTTGGTAAAGGTTCACGACGCAGGTAAACGCATTGTTCGTTAAAGAAAGGATTGAACACATGAAGAATATTAGAAGGTTAGCTATAGCTATATGCACCTTGCTTGTTTTTGCCATGCTGCCCTTGGCAATGCCGGCCCATGCAGAAACAGCTCAGACAGCAACAGGGACGCAAAAGTTAATTATTCCTTTGGATATGGAAACAGAGGACATGGGAAATATGCCGATGCTACGGAGCTTTGTCCCGATGTACTCGCGCATGTCTGCTCCAAATGATCTTTCGAAATATGAAAAAGAGATTGAATTACAATCTCGAATCAAGGGTTACAATTTAACGTATGAAGATCTTGGTAAGTTGAGGATTTCAGTCTATCAATATCCTCAAGGTAAACCCCAAGAGCATAAAATGGTGGATCAGGCAACGGTAGAACCCTTATCCGGCATCTATACCTACCCTAAAAAGTTTCCTGTATATGTTCCAAACAGCTATAAGGTTTATAAGTACTATCTTGAAGTAGAGTCAGATGGTGATTATTATGACCTGGCCAATGCTGTGCCGCTTAAGAACAGCCCGGGTGGTAACTTTGAAAAAACAGTTTGCTCTATAACTTTCCAGCAAGTTTTAAATACCCGGGTTCAGTATGACTGGGTTGATGGTGGTGCACAGGATAGGCCTGATATTCAAGGCTTTAAATTAAGTGGTCAAGAGATTACTGTTCCTAAGGAAAATGATACGGAGGAATATTGGGGACGGGTTCGAAAGCCAGACATTAATCAAGAAGCAGATATTTATGGTAAAGCCTTGTCTTTTAATGAAGACCCCGGCAATGTTATTCAAGTTAATAAGAAGGCAAAGGCAAATGGTTATGCCCTTGATTACTCTTGGGATGCCGTTCACGGTGGCCATGTGGTCCTGACGAAACTCTTAAAAGTGGACTATGATCCGGGTGCGGGACAATTCTCAGGTAAAACGAAAGGGGAGCATTTTAACAAGGACCTTTATTACCAGGCTGATTTTAGCGGCGATAAAGAAGAAGGATTTTTGACACAAGATCTTCCGGAATTGACGGCTCCGGAAGGCAAGCATTTTGTTAAATGGAATCGTTCCATTAGCTGGCCTGCTACAGAAAACGTCACCGTTACCGCTGAGTATGCAGATAACGTTATTCCGGCTGACAATACGACGGGTAAACCGCAGGGGTATACGGCGGTGACTTTTGTAGTTGATGCGGCCAAAGGGACCTTAGATGGCCAAAGTACCTTTTATGTTTATCCGGGTACCAGCAAATCTGAAATTACCGCTCCGGACGTAAAACCGAGCACCGGCTATACCTTTAAAGAATGGGATCGCGCGTTACCGGAAACCATTGGACAAGATGATATTACGATAACCGCAACCTTTAATACCCTAGATGCTGTCATTGAAGCTGGGGACAATGTGCAAAAACCTGCCGGCTATTTTGATGTTCAGTTTACTGCTGATGCTGATAAAGCTAGCCTGAAAGGGCCTGCCCATTACTATGTCAAACCGGGAACCAATACCGATGAGCTGACGAAACCGACTGTTGAAACGGTTGTCGGCTTTAACCACACCGGCTGGTCGCCTGAAGTCACCGGTCAAGTTGACAACAATTTGACCTTTGCGGCAACTTTTGAAACGCTTAATGACGTTATTTCAGCAGATGAGCCGGGTGCAGTTGCCCCGAAAGGGTATCTGACGTTGACCTTTGATATCGCTGGTCAAGATGCTGATAAGGGTCGTTTAGAAGGAAGCAAGAAATTCTTTGTTAAACCGGGTACAGCTAAGGCCCTTGTCGCAGCACCATCTGTGACGGCAAATACGGGCTTTAAATACACGGGCTGGACACCGGAAATCCCTGAAACATTTATAGAAAATAAAAACTTTGTTGCTCAATTTAGCACCTATGAGGATGTTATCCCGGCTAATGAAGGCGTTGAACGGCCGGCAGGCTATGTTGAGATCAGTTATATGATTAACCCGCTTGATGCAAGCAAGGGATCTTTTAAACCCGGTTCTGTGACCAAGTATTTTGTCAAACCGAATGCAGATATGAAAGCCGCACAAGCGCCTGAAATTGATCCAGCTATTGGTTATGCTCATAAGGGATGGGAGCCGGACCTACCGAAAACGGCACCGACATCGGATAAAAGCTATGCTGCTGTATTCTCTGAAATAGCGACAATCCTTCCGGCAGATACGGGCAGCCAGAAACCGAAAGGTTATTTGACCGTTAGCTTTAAAAGTGAAGATGAGCGTAAAGGTAGCCTTGAAGGAGGACAATCTTATTTTGTGAAACCGGGCGCAGATTTAAAGGAAGTTATCCGAAAAGCCCCGACTGTTAAAGCAAACAATGGTTATCAAGCGACAGGTGAATGGACAGCTGCACCGGAAGCGAGAGATGGGAAAGTCCAGGAAGATACGACATTAACCATGTCTTTCTTGAAGGATGATTTGACAAAAGCGACGGTTGAGCAAAAAGATAAAGACAGCTTGAACGGTACTGCTCCTGCCGGCAGCACAGCGGTGCTGTATATCGGTGGTAAAGAGGTAGGCGATGGGGTTCAAGTCGCTGAAAACGGAGAATTTACTTTGCCCTTACCCCAAAATCTTGCTCACGATACCCAGGTACAAGTGATGGTTAAAAAAGACGGTAGCGTTAGTAAAATTTCTGAGGCGGTTGTTGTTGATCGTCAGGGTCCCCAGTTGACCAATATTAC
This portion of the Peptococcus niger genome encodes:
- a CDS encoding FMN-binding protein; translation: MKRNKFIAACVLIAFSASVPISAFAAEHANVSQARSLRTTSNKTFHSTAKVIADPSWRTGNYELGVDAEINAAGELTKVKITPPANLHRKNKPYVNTLINGDPSNEKQSFSEILKARKIKTKADFKAMRTTYNEDFDGERSEAYLGNADAVTGATISSGAVRKAILDIFEQYEASAPKPEPQPQPEPQPEPTPPAPKPGISVKDIHDPQPEPGKGPFTFSGEAEVKGLKETNPYRISVVAKFNASGQVEQFKVKPMLTEVNEQTFKAWQALVNPDKENIYTIVAQMPRRDKAAFEAMRTTYRQRYDSRRSYFYRSNYDAVTGATLTSEAVRQALINACEEFEKAAPQPSPEPVPNPEPQPEPKPQDPYTFIGHGHVEALEDWGSVPGYDVDVETTFNPADGTVKTLKIQTSKPLHPKNKTYWNILTVDEGNFYDIVHQKHICTKTDYEKMRTRYNADYDTDRVAAYTGNHDAVTGATMASNGVRLAVLDAFKQYEAKYGAVPTPAPKPEEPDNPPQPPKPKKYQFTGHATISGAKVKGGYDIAVDVTFDKEGHYVSSEPYILENSSNRYRSKNDKYWRRATGHSPKFRDTRAQRTDDRSYSGGAMPVYGLRSYHEEGGVEDYAGRRTFYETIRSKNCKTYEDFSALRMTYSHDFKDKRSSRYKDNWDATTGATVTCDALKTAILDAFGQYMAQDASPDDSVPGSAYSATGTAVCKGGSIRRAYTVTVRVFFDKNGNYLAAKPSADGIYGSDKGYWVRAGGNGGNTGVFRIFAQKGVKSKADFQALQMTYRQNSVDAVTGATLTSAAIRDAIVRAFDAPKEKIK
- a CDS encoding Rib/alpha-like domain-containing protein, which produces MVDRKNFYRLTSIVLAMVMMVLAISPPAMAKSRDPEIGYIVARYASLDEAEQNLLQLEGKKRYKYPYKEIFQKMEFYDSRGRRIHVDWRGVDREREEGVRYWQYTSSSFSRSSQGYYYLDMEKVQLRSREYNDWEEIEGRNIRLRIYMTASEQKEAERYKGKAVAEIRAGGDLPESAVSFTPSLPEGARISRYSREIRQMVEDARPGHYTGKVKVRFKDGSEGWYPLALRIKDKATEADQYQGEASATLTQGDKIANTTIHFTPELPAGAQVKAYTDIDVNNPGTYYGSIEVEFSDRSSKWYPFTVTVQKRTSLADDYTGVANVSVAQGEAVQLNEDHFNPKLPAGSTIGAIKGISTERVGRQTGTVTVTFSDNSVKQVALTVEVSKKEVAIPEIISKPVQGFTPIAQAGNKFLLVKVALPEDQKLLPDGEIGLVAEDGEPLIKPDGDPYSVDLTEEALKDKAIDSESGKVSYTFKVPIGDATGDYFENGRKVRVVLAQGMEPLGISPTIALNYTSPSVANLDIQPEREGVVSPLTFDMLSKADLLDCWYQVGDQVYTNRSECEPRKGTLYIDNDLLDRKATLKIHVRDVLGNTSSLDYNLAETLLEPLPTLNVWVRQPFAGSRGIYIDPGVEDQVDVKIYSNGEEVYEGTIVGAKMVTLQKPLLAGTHLHISLTKDGYEDAAVDLNVGKGSRRR